One window of Nicotiana tomentosiformis chromosome 11, ASM39032v3, whole genome shotgun sequence genomic DNA carries:
- the LOC138901482 gene encoding uncharacterized protein, translating to MRNIKEAQFPRPMRSDSSQRDPNLWCEYHGMNGHRTVDCRHLQEEVATLLKNGHLKKNLSDRAKNNYGRTKDNAEPSKAGDEPPRQMINMIFGGNKINGVTFSASKKTKVSITHSKRLREDDITFTEEDADELLLPHNDALVISLNILDFKIKCVLLDPGSSANIIQLRVSEQAKLIGSIIPATKLLAGFNLTSVTTRGEILLLTMLKE from the coding sequence atgagaaacatcaaagaagcacaattcccgagacctatgagatctgattctagccagagggatcccaacttatggtgtgaataccatgggatgAACGGCCACCGAACAGTGGACTGCCGACACCTCCAggaagaagtggcaacactgttaaagaatggtcacctcaaaaaaaatttaagtgaccgagctaagaacaattatggtcggaCCAAAGATAACGCGGAACCCTCGAAAGCAGGAGACGAACCCCCACGCCAaatgatcaatatgatcttcggagggaataagattaatggggtcaccttttcggcttcaaagaagacgaaagtatcaataactcatagtaaaaggctCCGGGAAGATGATATCACTTTTACGGAGGAAGATGCAGACGAATTGTTGCTaccacacaacgatgcactggtaatttctttaaatatattagattttaagattaaatgtGTTCTattggatccaggaagttcagctaatatcatacaattgaGAGTATCAGAACAAGCTAAACTCatcggaagcattattccggcaacaaagctcctcgctggattcaacctcACGAGTGTGACAACCCGGGGAGAGATTTTGCTGCTCAcaatgctgaaggag